A single genomic interval of Anthonomus grandis grandis chromosome 17, icAntGran1.3, whole genome shotgun sequence harbors:
- the LOC126746610 gene encoding putative nuclease HARBI1, producing MENQQRRTRVPREVTILIAVRFLATGNYQRGVGEEWILSTSQQVVSRCISEVSNLIVIHLGPICIQFPLQNIQKMDIKRGFSEKGGFPGIVGCIDCTHISILSPALEEHNYVNRKGFHSKNVQIICSYNLKILNINARFPGSTNDAYIWRSSQIKQFLQNEYNRGERNTWLIGDSGYPLEPWLMTPFDNNPPPNTPEGRYNQSHKITRSIIERCNGRLKGIFRCLSGERKLRYSPQKVGVIVNACAVLHNICIDAGLEFDEDLNQNDDNEDPDNNIQAHIQNPDLNQGRQVRQQIVQRYFTNV from the exons ATGGAAAACCAGCAAAGAAGAACTAGAGTGCCAAGGGAAGTTACGATATTGATTGCAGTAAGGTTCTTAGCAACTGGTAATTATCAAAGAGGGGTGGGCGAGGAATGGATATTGTCAACAAGTCAGCAAGTAGTCAGTAGATGTATATCCGAGGTTTCAAACTTAATTGTCATCCATTTAGGCCCCATATGCATTCAGTTCCCATtacaaaatattcagaaaatggATATCAAAAGAGGTTTCTCAGAAAAGGGAGGATTTCCAGGAATAGTTGGGTGCATAGATTGTACCCATATATCAATTTTGTCACCAGCTTTGGAGGAGCACAATTATGTAAACCGCAAAGGTTTTCATTCCAAAAATGTGCAGATTATTTGTAGCTACAACTTAAAAATCCTTAATATCAATGCAAGGTTTCCGGGATCTACAAATGATGCTTATATATGGAGAAGCTCTCAAATAAAGCAGTTCTTGCAAAATGAATATAATAGGG GCGAAAGAAACACTTGGTTAATAGGAGATTCAGGGTACCCACTTGAACCATGGCTAATGACTCCATTTGATAACAATCCTCCCCCAAATACACCAGAAGGTCGTTATAATCAATCTCACAAAATTACCAGAAGTATTATTGAGAGGTGTAACGGTCGATTGAAAGGTATTTTTAGATGCCTGTCAGGAGAGAGAAAGTTAAGATACAGTCCTCAGAAAGTGGGAGTAATTGTAAATGCCTGTGCTGTATTACATAACATATGCATAGATGCAGGCCTAGAGTTTGATGAAGACCTAAATCAAAATGACGATAATGAAGACCCAGACAATAACATACAAGCTCATATTCAAAACCCAGACTTAAACCAAGGGAGGCAAGTAAGGCAACAAATTGTCCAGAGATACTTCACAAATGTTTGA